The genomic stretch TGTGTACTTGAGTCAATCAtcattaatgaatttgatgCTATTGAGTTGTTATTTGAAGAGATAGCGTTGTTATCATGATTACTATGAAGATTATGACCTGTATTACCGCTACTATTAGATGAAACGTTTTTGAAGGTAGATGTTCTTCTTGTTGTAGAAATTTGTGGTTGGAAACCCCATGAAAATCCGATGTTTTGTTGCATGCCAAAACCTATTCTATTACCctaaaataatttgttataattgaaataaaggATTACCTATTCTTATATTAGATcctaaaataaaatattagtattaaatttataaaggctttaatttttaaagattcttctttatttgaGGAAAAAGGCTCCATCtatgtttttatttgtcTTCTAGTATCATTTGCTAAATTCTATTTAGGCCACATCAAATTTTCTAGCTctcaaattaaaatttgcCACAGAGCCAGGGTAACTTACTAGAGATTTCAGGTAATTTTCAAGAAATCCGATgagatataaaaaaaaaaaaaaaaaaaaagtgtaCGCATGAATAATCGAAAGTGGTTATTAGATTATTTGTAATTAATAAGCAGGTCTGTAGTATCtgatataaaaaaaattacatatTAGTTCACTCATTCATACAAGGTCTCctataattatataaaattcaaaaaagaaaaatatatcaataaatCCTAATGGACGGCcaagaacaacaattaaataacgCTATTGGTGGGAATCAACCTGTTGCAGATGAAACATCTCCACATGAAGATTTCATTGATTCTACTGAAGTTGCACAAGAAGTTGTAGTTAATGATGAAGCTCCACCTgtagatgatgatgaaagcgaagatgatgatactATGGGCATGGAAGGCCAAGATGATATGGATAATGGTGAAGGTGAACAAATCGAAATTGATATGACTAACAATTCTATCACTTATTTCGATAAGCATACTGATTCAGTGTTTTGTATTACTCATCATCCAAAATTACCATTAATTTGTACAGGCGGTGCTGATAATATTGCCCATTTATGGACTTCTCACACACAACCTCCAAGATTTGCTGGATCTCTTGAAGGCCATAAAGAATCTGTTATTGGTTGTGCTTTCAGTAGCAATGGTCAATTTTTGATTACAGCTGATATGGTCGGTCATGTCTTAATTCACCGTGCTAAGCAAGGTGGTGCTCGTTGGGAATTGTCTTCCGAAATTGCTGAAGTTGAAGAAGTGGTTTGGTTACAGGCCCATCCTACTTTACCAGCAGTCTTTGCCTTTGGTGCTTTAGATGGTTCAGTTTGGTGTTATCAAATTGATGAAAACTCTGGTACTCcacaattattaatgtcAGGATTTTCCCATACTTTGGACTGTACTCAAGGTAGATTTGTTGAGACAAACGATTTAAATGTTTGTGAATTAATTACAACTTCCTTAGATTCCACTATTGTTCGTTGGAACTGTTACACAGGTGTTGCAACTTATAGAATAAATACTGATAAACTAAGTATTCCAATAAATGAAGCACCATGGGTTTCTATTGATATTTCACCAAAGGAAGATTTATTTGCAGTTGGTGCTAGTAACGGTATTATAGTAGTTGGCCGTACAAGTGATGGTGCCATTTTACACTCAGCACGTGTAGCTGAACCAACTGACATTAATGATCCAGAAGATATGGACGCGTCTGTAGAAGCTTTATCGTGGGCAAAGGATTTCCCATTACTGGCAGTTGGTGTTGTTAATGGTAATGTAATTACATTGGCTACAACAAATTGGCAAATTAGAcataaatttgaattaggGGAGGCtattacaaaattaaaatttgatgGTTTAGATTTATTTGCTTCTTGCATCTCAGGTAAAGTACACCAAGTTGATGCTCGTTCAGGTGCAGAGAAATTCGTTTGCTTAGGTCATAATATGGGTGTCATGGATTTCGTAATTGTCAGCCAAGATGGTAAACGTAGGGTGATCACTGCTGGTGATGAAGGGGTTTCGTTAGTTTTTGATGTTCCAAACTAAAATGCATATAAATCTATACCCATTCAATTCTATTGAATGGCAATCTTCCACACTAAACATTTATAAACATTCATCCtatgtattttatttaaattcaattttcaCTTTGTATATTACTGTCATTCgtttaaaacaattacTAATAAGGTCAAAATTTTCAGATAAAGGTTTTAAGTTATCTAATTTAGCAGGACACAACTTAAGACATTATAAGCTTTTAGGTAAAAATGCTTGTATAAATTtgattgaataaaattaagtttgtatatatatatatatatatatatatatataaattatactGAAAACTAAATATACAAGTTTGTTTTCTTTACTTCTTACGAGAAACTACTTCTTCAACCTTCTTTTCGATCAAACTTTCCAATAGATTATATAAAGgactatttttattttctatttgaTCTTCTAAAGTAATTTCGATCTGTTTCtcaataattttaccaAATAAATCCACTTCTATATTAACTAAATCATTCAGTTGTTTTAATGGCATTACCACATTATCTTGAGTATGCTTAATCATCGAAATATAGAAAGATTTTTCAACATTATCTACTTTGATAACAGTTAAACTTGTACCATCAACGCAAATAAAGCCTTTCTCTACAATGTATTTCATATATTCTTTGTCCCTTAACTTGAAgccaaaaataatagagtTATCCTCATTTTCCctgctaataatattagctACGGTATCTACATGGCCTTGAACATAATGACCTCCAAATCTAACATCTTGTGATACTGCCCTTTCTAAATTAACCTTTCTACCTTTTGTCCAGTCTTGTACGTTAGTACGTTTAATAGTTTCTGGGGAAATGCCGACTTTAAATGAGTCCTTATCAAATTCTGTAACAGTTAAACATATACCGTTAACAGCAATTGAATCACCAATATGACAATCCGTGAGAATCGAAGAGGCATCTTTAATTGTTATAGAAACTCCTTCACCACCAGATTTTGTGGTATCCATAGCAATATATGATTCGATTGTACCAATGTGTTCTACTATACCTGTAAACATTTTCTTGTAAATCCCTATTATGATTTTGTTAGcctatatttttttttaataaatttgatatcTCAAGTTTAATCAGATAGCCCctttttgtattattgttttaacTTCTGTCTCAagcattttcattagataatttcaattgcCATTTCTAATCATACCtgattaaatttatcaGAAGTTCCACAATTTTTACAACGCCTAATACATTTTCCGTCTTTCTTACTAAGCGGAATTTTTACCATTAGCGCCATCCTTTTAAGTGTATATCTGAAATTGATCTGGATTTTCTGTGATAGTAGACGGAACATTAGGGATAAGatgattttaaaactttttcaatatagCATATAGAATCAGTAGctaacattattatttaattatataattctgTGATGTAAATATTACTGTATGCATGATATATGAAAGTATAACAAAGAATTATGAATATAAAGGGAAACAAAGGTAAGTAGAAACGTATATTCtctatataatattattgtgAAAAAATCATACATAATGAAAGAACGATACAATCTGAAAAATGTCCGTTAAAAAAGAGAAGAGGTTATGAGAATAAtggaaataatttattatgaaATCCAAGTAATTTCCCTTTCATTAgaagtaatattttgattcgACAATCCCAAGGATATCGTATAGTTAtctaaattgaaaattgtgTAAACATGTGGTAGAAAAATATCACCCAATACAAATCCGGTATTAACATTTTTAGTGGGTAAGATGGCAAAGACATAACTGTCATCATAAGGGAGGATGAATTCCAACATATTAATAGGAACATTGAAATCCATGAActtgaaatttattatcatatcTTTGTACAATGTAAGATCGGTCTCAGAAGGTAATAAGTACATATGTGTAGTATTGTCAAAAGTTGCATTAAGAAGACCAGcaatttttgaaacatAATGATCTGGAGCACTTAGTAAAGAGGTACCTGAATCTAATACAACGGAATActtttcatcatttgaaatataaatattatcacTTTGGTTATTATCCATTGAAATGTACATTGAATCCAACGTAATAGCGAAAGTTGCTGGCTTGTCGGTAACATTTGGATATTGGTTAACCATTGGGAAATTATGCAGGTCTCCTATATATCTAGTTTTATCATAAGCACCAAACATGATAGAGTTATATGTTTCATTACTTCCTAAATACATAGCAATAGTCACATTATCTGAATATCCATGttgtttaattaattgCGGTAAATTTggataaaatttattagtaGCCAACTTATAACCATTTACAGCTTCTCTACGAGGAAATCCAAGCCCTAATACTGCTTGAACTGGaacatttgaatttgtagCAATAGCGAATTGCGCATTTGGGATATTTGCATATAACCCAGTGTCTTCATTACTATCGGAATAAGAACTATTAATCGATATACTGTCAACTCCCCATTTACCAAATGTATATGATGCATCTTGGTAACCTATTTGGAatatagaatttttataaatattagaaaaagttttggaatttgatttattgaaGAATGTAAAGCCTGTACAATCTATATTGCCATTATAACAATTAGGATTATTGGGAGAATTAACCCATAAATCACTAGAACCTGTATCCACCAGCACCCCAATATTTTGTGGTGGATTAccaattaatatattagttTCATAATAGCTATCGTCGATAAATCTCAAGGGCAATTCAATTGGGATTCTTGTAGATGGAATCCCATGAgaaattttggaaattaaaaaaagcatGAAATataagataaaatatttgtcaTTTTTAGTTGATGTTATTTTGGTTTAGTCTAGGAGTCTAGTTTAAGAATAGTCATTCTTAACAATGATTTCTGAAGTATTTATATCTTTAGAAGATctgcattttttttctttcaaattattatataatatgtGATGCCATGTAATTGACCGAATCGGGTAATTAACATGaaacaaatttcaaaatgaGGTTTAAAAAGAGTTGCTCCACATGTAATTTAACCTTTTAGGAGTCAATGAAAAGTAAAAAGCTTCAGGTATTACCTATAGCgtaattatttatcaagTAAAAACATAATTATATGAAACATAAAAGATATTGTATGGCATTACGATTATAAAaatgtattaaaaaatatatattaaagtCCAATCAAAAACAGAAAGGCAACTCCTTTGATAGTCAGTCAAGTTATTGTTTCAAAGAATCCAATCTTTTCAAATccttttgaattaattggaTAAACCCACGTCtcatatcttttaattcctTCTTCTTCGTAGGTTCTAAATTTACTAAATCTACATCAtctaattgaattaataatttcagtAGCATTTCGTTGAAATAATTCCGTTGATATTCTTGcttttcatcattatgaTCGAAATTTGAGCACAACTCTTCAATGCCTTTTTGGTattctttttgaaatttttcgTAAACAGCTTGTAATCTTTCACCATGACCTAGTTCTGGGACAATTGGAGTTCCATTTTTAACCTTTGAGgctttcaaatttaattttggtGGGGCTCTAGTCATAGGAATGGTAGACTTACCGGTGATAGAAATGCCTGCAGCCCATAATAAGAACGCAACCGATAAGACACCTACAGAGATGACCGAAACAGTGATAAAGATAGAATCACGGGTACGACTTTGGTAGATATGATTCATTCTACTCAAATATTCGTCATGCGAATTAAAATCGTAATTGTTGGACATTGAGTCAAGTATATCGTTGCGTTGATAATTACTTTTAAAAGGTTAcgtttttttatattttgtagGCTACCTTTCAATATAGTAAAGCTTTAATTCGTCATTCTTCCACCTTCATAGCTTCTAAAAAGCTGTAATCCGCGAATCAGGAAACTCCATTTCCATTCAAAAGAGAAAACTCTACATGTgactaaataataatatagtataaatctaataaaaaataaaaaaatacttaGAATTATCTAACTATAATACAGAGCTTGGTCATTctaaaatctttaatagaATCAAGAAATATATGATACAAATATGATATTTTGATAGCTAAATCTCGAACAGTTATACAAGAAACATACCTTGAAATTATCTCCGTgcaaattaattttgaacaAATGTTCGtcaaaatatgaataacCGTTAGTTTGACGGTTGGCATACATTGTGGCCATAATCGTGTTTACCCAATTTTTATACTGCTAAAGAGATGGTAACAAGCAAGCAagtctttattatttgaactGTAGAAACGCGAAAGATACCGACTACTAAGcaaagagaaaaattatGTGTCCTACAAGATCTTGCATAAATTAACACTATAACTGTCTCAGTATATAGTAATCTTTAAATAGCTAAAAAAGTCTAGAGTTCGTGATTAGTATATCTTAAATAAACTATTCTAAATTGTTTGTAGATGTATCAAGCAGAGAGGTAAAtttttgatgaaaaaatcTCAAAGAAGGATGTTTCAACAAGAAAATATGCATACGATGGTAGAAATCTCGATTCCATTTCTTTTCATGTAAACCTATCAATAGCCATGCCAATTTTGAGAACATTAATGGATGACATTTTAACTGTGAGTCCACATAAATTGTGGCTAACCTGGAACTAAGTTGAGTTGAAAATACTATCGGCCTACACAATTTCACGTGTCAAGCGACTTAGAGAGTGGCCCAAATCTGACGCAAGCTGTAAAGAGATACGCCatcaaaagaaaacatTGAGTACAACAACCACACTGGATATGGTGACAATATAGTGTGGTAATTTTGATCACAAATGAGGATAAGTGacttaattatattaatggtaaagttttatataaattaaacaaGTATTTTTTGGAAGGTTATATGCAGTATTTTAGGGTTAACTAGCCAAAAACAAAGCCCATCTATACTTTCCCTATGACTATTTCTCAAGAAACACCACGTGTTTCTAGTTTAATCCCTAGTTTGAACCAAGTCTTGGTTTCAAACTCAGATGCTGTTTTTAGTTACAAGATCTTCTCAGAACccaatttattagaatccGGTTTAAAAGAAGCTGCTGCCGCGAACGGTGTTTTCTACAAGAGCTTAGAGGCAAGACGAGGTGCTGCTTTAGCTCCATTGGGTTACGCAGAGGAATCTAACTCAAGATTAACAACCATCGTCGTACCTTCCTATGCTTCCCCTGATCTTCTATCCACTTTTgcagaaaaatataataataacaaaaatttcttattttctGTTGCAGCTTTAGGCTATGACTCAAATAATGGAGTCATCTCTAATAATTATGTTGACGCTTTTGATACTGCATCTAGACTGGGTTCTGTATTAATTACCCCAATTAACTATAAGGAATTATCAACGGTCTCTAAATTTGCTACTGTTGTGGGGAAATTTGtagatgatattaaattaacaaCTCTATTATATGATGGTACAAGTTATACCAGATCACAGTTTTCCACTGTACTTGAACCAGCTCAACTTGCCAATATTCAAGAGCCAATAAGCTTTCAAGATGCATTAACAAGTTTTAACTTGTCTGAGTTTGAATATTTGGGTGACTCTACCCctgaaatattatttgttacCTATGGTTCTTTAGAATCTGAACTATTCACTTCAGTGATGCAGCAGAGtcaaactaaaaaaattggtttAATTAGTGTTAGAATTCCATTACCATttaattatgaaaaatttgtcTCTCTAATCCCATCTTCTGTAAAGAAAGTAGTTGTTGTCTCTCAATCAAGAAACACTAATATCCCATCGTCTGGCTTATTAAATGATCATATTTCTATTGCCCTGTTTAGATATTTGAAATCTACTGGTGCTTTAAAATTAccaaaaattgaaaatttcagCTTTGATACTTCTTTTGTTTGGTCTACAAACGTGgtaatcaaaataatttcctCGTTTATCTCTGATTTTACTTTCAATGGTCAACAGACAGATTCAAAGTCGTATTCTTTCTGGTCAGCAGACAATAATAAACTTTTCTCTACTCCAGCAAGTTTAGTAAACTCCATTGCAGAAAGTTCGGCAGACTTAGAATCCGTTATCagagaaaaatatgataatgTTACTGGTTCAGGTATTTACCAAGCTCAATGGACTGTTACTACCAATCGTGATTTGTTATTACCAATATCAAATCTGGATTCTGTTGATCTATCTATTGTCACTGATTTACACATCTTAAATTATTACGATATCACTTCTCAGCTCAATGAAAATGGTGTCATTGTTATATCCTTACCAATTAGTGAAGATGATTATAAGGTCTTAGATTTTACAAAGCAAGAAACTTTCACCGATGTTTTGAAGATTCCGACTACATTCTTGACCAatatcaaagaaaaatcgTTAAATTTAGTTATTGTTAACTCAAATAAGGAGGCAttagataatgatattattaccaaGGGTATCTTC from Henningerozyma blattae CBS 6284 chromosome 4, complete genome encodes the following:
- the SQT1 gene encoding Sqt1p (similar to Saccharomyces cerevisiae SQT1 (YIR012W); ancestral locus Anc_7.180): MDGQEQQLNNAIGGNQPVADETSPHEDFIDSTEVAQEVVVNDEAPPVDDDESEDDDTMGMEGQDDMDNGEGEQIEIDMTNNSITYFDKHTDSVFCITHHPKLPLICTGGADNIAHLWTSHTQPPRFAGSLEGHKESVIGCAFSSNGQFLITADMVGHVLIHRAKQGGARWELSSEIAEVEEVVWLQAHPTLPAVFAFGALDGSVWCYQIDENSGTPQLLMSGFSHTLDCTQGRFVETNDLNVCELITTSLDSTIVRWNCYTGVATYRINTDKLSIPINEAPWVSIDISPKEDLFAVGASNGIIVVGRTSDGAILHSARVAEPTDINDPEDMDASVEALSWAKDFPLLAVGVVNGNVITLATTNWQIRHKFELGEAITKLKFDGLDLFASCISGKVHQVDARSGAEKFVCLGHNMGVMDFVIVSQDGKRRVITAGDEGVSLVFDVPN
- the RIB5 gene encoding riboflavin synthase (similar to Saccharomyces cerevisiae RIB5 (YBR256C); ancestral locus Anc_7.181), with the protein product MFTGIVEHIGTIESYIAMDTTKSGGEGVSITIKDASSILTDCHIGDSIAVNGICLTVTEFDKDSFKVGISPETIKRTNVQDWTKGRKVNLERAVSQDVRFGGHYVQGHVDTVANIISRENEDNSIIFGFKLRDKEYMKYIVEKGFICVDGTSLTVIKVDNVEKSFYISMIKHTQDNVVMPLKQLNDLVNIEVDLFGKIIEKQIEITLEDQIENKNSPLYNLLESLIEKKVEEVVSRKK
- the BAR1 gene encoding aspartyl protease BAR1 (similar to Saccharomyces cerevisiae BAR1 (YIL015W); ancestral locus Anc_7.182) is translated as MLFLISKISHGIPSTRIPIELPLRFIDDSYYETNILIGNPPQNIGVLVDTGSSDLWVNSPNNPNCYNGNIDCTGFTFFNKSNSKTFSNIYKNSIFQIGYQDASYTFGKWGVDSISINSSYSDSNEDTGLYANIPNAQFAIATNSNVPVQAVLGLGFPRREAVNGYKLATNKFYPNLPQLIKQHGYSDNVTIAMYLGSNETYNSIMFGAYDKTRYIGDLHNFPMVNQYPNVTDKPATFAITLDSMYISMDNNQSDNIYISNDEKYSVVLDSGTSLLSAPDHYVSKIAGLLNATFDNTTHMYLLPSETDLTLYKDMIINFKFMDFNVPINMLEFILPYDDSYVFAILPTKNVNTGFVLGDIFLPHVYTIFNLDNYTISLGLSNQNITSNEREITWIS
- the SNL1 gene encoding Snl1p (similar to Saccharomyces cerevisiae SNL1 (YIL016W); ancestral locus Anc_7.183), with the protein product MNHIYQSRTRDSIFITVSVISVGVLSVAFLLWAAGISITGKSTIPMTRAPPKLNLKASKVKNGTPIVPELGHGERLQAVYEKFQKEYQKGIEELCSNFDHNDEKQEYQRNYFNEMLLKLLIQLDDVDLVNLEPTKKKELKDMRRGFIQLIQKDLKRLDSLKQ